A genomic window from Diorhabda sublineata isolate icDioSubl1.1 chromosome 8, icDioSubl1.1, whole genome shotgun sequence includes:
- the LOC130448052 gene encoding eukaryotic translation initiation factor 4E type 2 — MIYNINNSDTKMSNKFETLKHHVDDDSGSGDEDTGPTDLGPIEYPAGEHRLQHAYCLWFSKRPSQIQGSQGYSQALRLVGQVGTVEQWWALYSHMVRLQDIPAHRDIHLFKKGIKPMWEDAANKKGGKWVIRLRKEQAGRAWENLCMAMLGEQFMAGNEICGVVVSTRYQEYLLSIWNRTASDQATTARIRDALKRLLNIPSSATMEYKTHNDCLKYGAGKTIPNNLLKS, encoded by the exons atgatctataacATTAATAATTCAGATACAAAAATGTCTAATAAATTCGAAAc ATTGAAACACCATGTGGATGATGACAGTGGAAGTGGAGACGAAGATACTGGCCCCACTGATTTGGGGCCGATCGAATATCCTGCAGGAGAACATAGGCTACAACATGCTTATTGTTTGTGGTTTTCAAAAAGGCCTTCACAGATACAAGGATCGCAG ggATATAGTCAAGCATTGAGGTTGGTTGGGCAGGTGGGGACAGTAGAACAATGGTGGGCATTATATTCCCATATGGTTAGATTACAAGATATACCAGCTCATAGGGATATAcatctttttaaaaaaggtataAAACCTATGTGGGAAGACGCCGCTAATAAAAAAGGTGGGAAATGG gtTATACGTTTGAGGAAAGAACAAGCGGGAAGAGCCTGGGAGAATTTATGTATGGCTATGTTAGGCGAACAGTTTATG gcTGGTAACGAAATATGTGGAGTAGTAGTATCAACCCGATATCAAGAGTATCTTTTAAGTATTTGGAATAGGACAGCTTCTGATCAAGCCACAACAGCTCGAATTAGAGATGCATTGAAACGATTGTTAAATATACCTTCAAGTGCCACCATGGAGTACAAAACACACAATGATTGCCTTAAATATGg ggCTGGGAAAACAATAccaaacaatttattgaaaagttga